In Topomyia yanbarensis strain Yona2022 chromosome 2, ASM3024719v1, whole genome shotgun sequence, one DNA window encodes the following:
- the LOC131679975 gene encoding uncharacterized protein LOC131679975 has protein sequence MQYLLSSTTAPSSQLIPSSEAQSSSFIHAGMQPMIETSEFVEFTNTPSGEESTLIQLPDGTIARVVANDAVSANVGCPDSAKRHAEPCCQIGDICNRLDRIERELILLKHVPSKIDTVLKFSADINKFLISRTQVEQVSIHQEEDFSACQNYLTINDKQDLVALEQKLTNRDFAAKLLRYCESLYNLSGKRGGENNFQNVFEEDSLT, from the exons ATGCAATATCTATTGTCCTCTACCACAGCGCCATCGTCCCAACTGATTCCGTCATCGGAAGCACAGTCATCGTCTTTCATTCATGCAGGAATGCAGCCAATGATCGAAACATCTGAATTCGTCGAA TTCACCAACACGCCTAGCGGCGAGGAATCTACGCTAATCCAGCTGCCGGATGGTACGATCGCTCGGGTTGTCGCTAATGACGCTGTTAGTGCCAATGTGGGATGTCCTGATTCGGCTAAGAGACACGCGGAACCTTGCTGTCAAATTGGAGACATATGCAATCGACTCGACAGAATCGAGAGGGAActgattttattgaaacatGTCCCAAGCAAGATAGACACGGTGTTAAAATTTTCAGCGGACATAAACAAATTTCTGATTTCGAGAACCCAAGTGGAGCAAGTTAGCATTCATCAAGAGGAAGACTTTTCAGCATGCCAGAATTATTTGACAATCAATGATAAACAAGATCTAGTAGCGCTGGAACAAAAGTTAACCAACAGAGATTTTGCTGCCAAGTTACTGCGATATTGCGAATCGTTATACAATTTGTCGGGGAAGAGGGGAggggaaaacaattttcagaatgtttttgagGAAGACAGTCTCACCTAA